GGCATCCGGAGTTGTACCTTTATCTGCCTGTGTAATAGTCCTTAAAAGATGCTGTTCTAGTCCATCACCTGCAAGGGGTTAAATGTGGAGATGAGATAACTCTTGTTTCTCAGCCACGTCCAGCCGCGGGAGCTGGGTTTGTTACCCCGGGAGGTGTCACTGCAGGAGCTCTGACCGCGCGTGGTTGCAGCTGTAGGTGCCGCAGTAACACGTACCGGGAAGACACACAGAGTAGAAACGCTAAATCAGGGCACGTGTGTGAGCGTGTGTCCACCATTTCTGTGTCTGTTTGCACATTTCTGAAACGTAAAAGCAGCCAGGGCGCACCCCTGCGCAGGGGCAGGTACCGAGAGCTGCTTGGTGCGTGGTAAGGGTGGAGGAGTCGGGCGAGGGGCAGGCTGTGCCAGGAGACTCGCTGAGCTTGACCTGTGCCCAGAACTGATGCAggacctctgctgctgcaggtcctgGTGGATGTGCCCTGCACGACAGACAGGCACTCTGTCATGGAGCAGGAGAACAACATCTTCCACAAGAGAAGAACCAAGGAGCGTCAGATGTTGCcaatgctgcagctgcagctgctgatgTGAGTGAGCTCAAAGCTGTGTGTTTTGGTGCCATTTGTGTTACGAGAGCAGCTCTCCATGGCCAGCACTGACGCTTCTTGCTTTATGTGTCCCTGACCGGCCAATGTGGAAAGCGTGTGTAGTTTTCTGGAATGGCAGTAAGTGTAGGAAGGTGCAAATGTTCTCGGTCAGATCAAATGTCCTTCCTGCCCCAGCAGGAGCCACAGGAGGTCGGGATGAGGGTCTGAGGAGCAGGGTGGGTATAGTGTTGTCCCTTTGTGTGACGATCTCCCGGGTCCCAGCAGTCAGCCCTGGAGGATTCCCAAGTGTCCATATCTCCCAGCACGTGGGAGGATGTGGGGGTGCTTTGTCACCCCATTTTGCTGGGAAGGCTGGACGTGCTGACTGCGAGCTGGGGCAGTAAGGAAACAGAGTCCCATGGCAGCGCTGAGCTGCGAGAGCCTCTTCCCCTGTACGTACTCCTGTCCCATTCCTGTGGAGCTCAGAGCAGGATTACTCCTTCCAGCCGCTCTCCAGTAGCATCTCTCGCGTGTTACGTACCTTTTATCAATCTGAGCATCTATTTGACCCACATTGCCCTGGTCTAAACCAGTCCTCAAGTCGCAGTGACACAGTGAGAACTGCTGAGCCTGTGGAGTTCAAGGAGATTTGTCTCTCGCCTCCTACGAGTTATGTGCTGGCTTCCCAGTTTCGGTGGGTGGGAATGCTGGTGTCCCACGCAGTCCTCTTCTTCCTGTGACGGTGTGTGTGTTCATCttgcctgcagggctgggatccTCGCTACCAAGCCGGGAGGAGAGGTGGTGTATTCTACGTGCTCCCTCTCCCCGCTGCAGAACGAGTATGTGATCGAGAGAGCGGTAGAAATTGCAGAAACCCAGTTTAACATCAGTATCCACGTTGAGGACTTGAGCCACTTTCGGACACTCTTCCAGGACacgtttttcttcttctcagatTGCCGGCTGGGGGAGCTTGTCCTGCCTCACCTCACAGCCAACTTTGGACCTATGTATTTCTGCAAATTACGTCGGATGTAGAAGCGGCGACAGACTGTGTGGTGGCTATCAGGAAATACCCCAAATTtccagggaaagaaaactgctttatatttatttttctttctaaaatgtctGAAAGAAAGTCTGCTTTTCGACTGCAGACATAGAGAATAAATGAGAAAGACCTGCTCTGGAGTCTCCTGAATATTCATCTGTTTGAGGTGTTTAAtctgggaaagagagagaggtcTTATCAGAGGGAGCAATTTGTCCATCCATCTCAGGATGGGGTAAATGGCCCTGTGCGGATGCTGCCCTCTCCCTCCTGTCCGACTGCTTTGATCCTACGTGAGCAGGTTTGGGTTAACAAACACCATCTGGGGATCTCAGCCTTTCTGTCCCAGATCTCACCATCTGCGTAATTGAGTTGCATCTGTCTCTGTTTATCTCCTACCTTCAGAAAGAGCAGCCTGAGGTCCTGAAATAGGAGGTTCCTAAGAATGCCCCTTGGAAATGTGCTTGGGATGCTCGAGATCTGGTGGGGGAAAGGCCAGTGACTGTTGCCATCCCTCACGGACAGGAAAGCTGTGGTTGAGCAGGAAGGTGTGAACACTCCCACGCTGGATGCCATTTAATGTCCAGTGGGAAGGTGTTTGTATGATTTTCAGTAATAACTGTGTATTCATATAATCATAACATCAGTGAAGGATTACTGGAGTTTATTATAAGAGTTCCTTAAtagctacatttttatttttctgagcaaaatACAGTGATGGGAAGGGCAGACATGGCTCTGTTCCTTACCGGGCAGCCCAGAGTTACGTCCACATGAAGTTACTCCAGTGCCAGCAAGAAAATACTACTGAGCTTTTGTAATACTTTTCTCTCGGCATTGCCACGCTCCTGCAAGAGGCAGCATAGATGAAAGTGTGGATGAACCCCCATCCGTGTCCATCCTTCCAGGACAGTGCAGTTCATGGATTTATCTTCATTTGAACCCTGCTTAAGCCAGTCCTGCCCTCTGCATCGCATCTTGGTTCCTTACAGGAAGGAAGGCGGGGGGGTCGGgaaatggctttttcttcctccttccctcctcgcTGTCACCTTTGCGCTTCCAGTTGCAAAGAAGTCGTGCAGGGCTGTCCCTTTCGCCTtgctgctggccctgcaggCGTGGGACCGTGGCGGCTATGCTGCTCTCTTCTCGCGGCTGAGGGTCTCCACCTCCTTCATGAACCGgaggcacagctcctcctgccagGGCAAGGCCACGCACTGCACGGCCACGGGCAGCCCCACGGCTCCTGCCACAGCCTGCAGCGGGGACACAAGCCGTCAGGGGTCACCCGGGGGGAGGGCTCAGACCTCCAGCAGCTTTTGGAAACTTGGCGGGGAGGTTGGAGGCTGAGCCCTGCCATTCCAGCAGCATTAgtgccctggggcagagggaaggctcTTGCTGTTCTTGTGATAGAAATGGTTGCCAAATCTTAGGCAGCCTGTTTAAGACCACCTCCACAGCCAGCTCCCTTTTTCTTCAGCATCCTCATTCCTGATCCATGCTCCGGTGACAGCCTGGGCCTGGTGAAGGGGTCATGGAGCAGGAGGAAAGTGCTGGGCAGCACTGTGGGCTGTGGCTGTCACAAGGACCTACTCGAAAGGAGCCACATGGCTCCCTTCTGGTTTCAGCCTATAATCCAGTTTGGGGGTgctcccccagtccctccccaaGCCTTAGTGATTTAGTTTTTTGGGGCTTGGGAGAAAAGGGATTTGTGAGATATATAAAGAAGaggtggggatttttttgccCTCTGCTCACATTGATGGAGACATTTAAGAGCCCCTGGTATCAGTGAAACTAATACTTGAACATCTCTGCTCCACCACTTTCCTTGTCACATACCTGTTTCAGCGTCCGGTCCCAGGGGTCATCACAGCATCCTTGGTAAAGCTTTAGCTCTTCCTCATCAGCCTCTGTCACCGTGCTGACCCGTACAACCCCAGCAGGGAAGTTCAAGACATTGTAGAGCATCGTGGAGGAGATGGCAGctgagagaagcagaagagagaatgGAGGTAGTCACAGCCTCCTGTCTTCCTTCAAACTTACACATTACATGTTCACTGAAGCCCCTGAgaaccagctgctgctgggaggagagatTTCACAGAGCTGGTCATCTGCAGGTCCAAGTTCTACTGCAAGAAACAACTGCCATCAGATCACTTCATACATGTGTCTGTCTCCGTCTGCTCAGATAGACTTATGGTAgttattttcccttcttaatGCCAATAAAATGCTTAGGTGGGTGGAGAAGCTCCATGGTAGTGGATGTTCCTTTCTAGTCACAACCACTGTGGTCCTCTGTTCTCCCGGGCATGTCCCAGACTCACTTACTGAGGAGTTTCCCGGGGTATCCCGTGGTGAAGGCAGGCCCCAGGACAGGGCACAGCACAACGTCCAGCCGGAGTTCCCTCCACCGGGCGATGAACTCGGTGCGGTACaccttggggaggagagaggagaccACATGGAGGCCATATCCACACCTGGAGCATCTTGACTTCTCCAGGGTATGCACCAGGCTCTGGCATGGCCAAGGAGGCAGCCGCAGGCAGCTGTGCTCAAGGGAAGAGGCAGGGGAGCATGTGTCTGCCTCCACAGCACGTGGCCAGCCTGTGGCCAGGAATTGGGAAGGTCCCTCTTTAGCTGTCCCCGCTCCCAGGATAGCCTTTGTTGTGCTGGGACCGTCAAATGTGGGCATTTGGGAATGAGCACTGTGGGCAACCAGTAAAGTCCTGGCTGGGTTGAGCCAAAAGCCCATCTGCCCCGTTCCTGTCTCTTTTGTGCCTCTCCCCCCATCTTGTCTCCTCTCCAGCACCCCCCTGCATGACTCCTTTCCTAACTGATGACCCTCCGACCTGGCACTTGCCGTAAAGCCTCAACTTGTAGCAGGATGCCAGAGAGAAAAGTCCTCAAAACGTACCTCTATTTGATGGTGATGATTCCACATCTCCTTCACTGACCTACATGTGGAAATCgtagcaatatttttaaactttaagaggaggaggaattgCTTAAATAATCCTCCAGGTTGATAAACTCCTGTGATTTCAGCAATTACTTAAAACAATACATCTTTCACAATTTGACTGAAGTTTCCCTTTGGCATTTGGCCAAAGCAGTTAAGCAACAAACGTCTGGATGAAAGTTTCTCTTGTGAGTCTGGATTCAGTACTCATATCCACCACAGGCTTCCTGCCTGACGTTATCCACCCAAATCCCTCAATCCTTTCAGGATAACACTAGGGGCAGTGCGACCCTGGGGAGATGTGTTCCCAAAGCCACCTCCAGGATGGAGGGACAACCCCTGCAGAGAGCAGGTCATGAATCCAGTTCCCCCCACCATGGACACTTAGAGGAGAAGGTACCGTTTGTGTTCATGGACATCCCTAGGGATAATGCCATCTTACCTCATTCCACCCAAGGCGCTCAGGTAGTCAGCCAGGCGGGGAAACTGGAAAGGCAAGAGGTTCCTGTTAGGGACGTGACATGGGGGTGCAGTAACTTGTGCCACCCTGGGAAACCCCTGGTCCTGTCCTGCCTCTGTCCCTGGGAATGCTGCACTGAGGGTGAATGACGACGATTGAAAATGTTCCTCATGGTTCTGAATTTACTTTGCTTCCATCTTCTGGTTGTTGGTTCCCAATTTGTTTCTTGCAGGCCAATATTTCCTGCTCACAGAGGAATGCACTGACTTGAATCAAGTtgcctttcattatttttgataaatcaaacattttttagCTTGGTATCTCACAGAAACAAGACCTCTACAAGCACTTTGAATGCCTCCCACTCCCACACTCACCTTTTTGATCCTGTCAGCTGAGAACAAACCAACTGGatagagaggcagagaaaatggagGGTGGAGGAGAGAAGCCCTACAAAAGGATGCTCAGCTAGTGAGAGGGCTACCGTGAGGGCCAGCCCTTATTAATGACCAGGAGTCCCCGTGAAGGTGTGATCTTTGAGAGGCCTCCAACACAGGGACAGAGCTTCAACCTCAAGTCCCTGTGCTGCAGTAATCCCAGCGCATGAATCTGTAGGAAactgggtgctgctgccttgctgaCACCACTCTGCCTTGAGCCTGAGGCCAGGGACTCACCAGAGGTTTAAGAATCAGAGCCAGCAGCTTCTTCCCCAGCTTCGGGATCTTGCAGCAATTCACCTGTGATTTCAAGTTTGGATCTACAATATCTCCTGTGCTGAGAGATGACAAGAGGAAGGGATCATGCCAGAGAAGCCCTTTCGCAGAAACCCGAGTATCTCCTGTTTGGGGTGGGAGAGGTGGGCTCGTTTTGCCTGTGCGTTGTGCTCATGGGCGTGGGGATGGAGGTGCCTTACAGCACTGCTGCCAGAGGGCTCCTACTTACAACACGTCCAACCAAGCATGGCCTCCATCAgcaaaaaatgtcttcagaaacAATTCATTCATGACGTAGTGGATCCGAGGTGGAGAAAAGGGCACCAGCTGCACCAAAACATAAGATAAGTTGGCAACCTGGGGATGTGAATAATTGCCAAGGCTTGATTGTGGATATACTTcaaaggcagagcagcaccccTCTGGGCTCCACACTTTACCAGCCCACGCATCTCCCTGTGGGATTATTCCTCCCTGACAGCCATTTGGCTCAGCTCTGAGACCTCTCCAGAGCTGTtccctcctccatcctgctgctggcagtcACTGAGCCAGAAACTGCATGTTTCCCACCTGTCGCAGCAGAATCAACATCTCTCAGACATGAACTCGCTTTGCTATGTAGAGCACCACCAGCCTGTTTCTACAGGGAGGGAAAGGCGTTTCCCATCCCATGTCCCACGGTCCAGGAAGGACAGAGGTCTCCATGAACATTGAGGACGAAAGAGGAAAACACCTCTCAGAGTCCTGCTGGGGAAGGACAGACCTAGAAAACGCCGGGGCAACCTTCCAGAGTCAAATGCAGCACTTTATGGATGCTGCTGTCTGGTGTGGACCACAGCCAGGGCGAGCAGAGATGGATTCATTACATCCCTGACTCCTTGAAGGTATAAGCTTGCTAATTGCTGGTGCTGTTTCCCCATGAGATGCAACGCTACCTTGGGTAGGCGTGTGTCTGCTTTGTGTTACATGGCTGCAGTAACTTAATCTCATACCTCTGGCAGGTCATTTATCCCACAACTGGGCTTGGGAGCTATGTCTGGTTTCTGAAGCGTGATTTCAGCAGCAAGGAGCAAAGCTGGGGACACCTCAGGGAGAAGAGCGCGGGGTGGTTGTGCTCACCTGGTGCccggctgcctgcagagcccccCTGGTTTCCTGCACCGCTCGCCGCATGCAAGGGGGCAGTGGGAAGTAGCCGTCTGTGTCGTAGTACCCAACCcgcagaggagcagagctggagtaCACCTGGAGCAAAGAGCCACCACTTAAGCATTTCCAACCCCACTGGGGGCAGGACTGCCCACTGCAGAAGGGGACAAAAGCTCCAAATGTTAGGGAGTAACTAATTTTCTGGTTTGCTACTTATAGTTTCTATAGGTTACCCTTTCTAAATGTCCACCCCGCCTTTTTCTCCAGCTTCCCCTTCATCCCTCCCTTCAGACAGAGCACAGCCACTCCAGACCAGCAGACTCAACCATTGGTACAAAGGATAGAGGTGGAAACCCCCCCTGAAGTTCAtctgctgcagagggaaaggaaaagtcCTCAGTCGAGAGATTTCCTGCAGGAGTTTCTCCTCCTATCTCATCTTCCCCTAAACTTCTCCAGCTTTTTGCTCCTGGTGTTGCCTTCCTCCCCACTCTTTTCTGGGGTCTCTCAATCTGATAAGCTACACACCAACTGAGGACGCAGAAAGGATAACTACTTAttaacctattttttttctaataattatGAATTTTACCCTCAAAGAGAGCTACAAAGTTCCTGAAAACCAGTACCGTAAGGATAACTGGACCCTTAAAGAATGCATACATTGAGCATGCAGCACCCTCAAAAGACACAGGGCTTGCTGAATTAAGGACTCACCTCCTCATtgaaggggatggggggcacGGTGGGGTCCAGCCAGAACATGTCCTGGCAGAGCAGCGCCTTCATGCAGAGGGCCAGGCTGTCCACATCCCTCGCCATCGGCCCCAGCGCGCAAGGAACTGGATTGGGACGAGAGAAAACGTCCACATTAAGCAAATGGGTGCACCAAACACTGGTCCACCCCTCTGCACCGCCACATTGGCTGCAAGGGACGATCAGGCAATGGGGTGGGATGTTTCAGATGGCCTCCTGATAGGTCTTGGCGAACTCTGGCTTTCCTCAGGCCTAGAGGTGGACGTAGGACTCTTCACAGCACAtagagaaaagcaattaaaaattcaCGTACCTGCCAGGATCCCACTGACTGGGTCACCCACTCCAGACAGgctgtaggaaaagaaaaatcaggataTTATTGTTTCAGTAACTGTGAGATATTCCCAGGAGTGGGCTCTTCAGTTCAGCAcccaaagcagaaggaaattatTGAAagtatttgaaacagaaaattttggtcaaaaaacccctaaaccccAACAAATCCTAATTTTTGTTTAACgaaaaatgttccattttgGTGTTATTTAACCGTTTTAgcccccttttccttttaactcCAGGTCAGATTTGCAATGACAACACTGCCCTTTCGAAACAAAACCTAGCAACGCTGCCTCTTGGGAGAGGTTTTGAGCAAAGCCAGCCTTTAAGAAACtgtcttctcctcccccccccccccccccccctcccagtacTCCGTGAGTACCTTGCCCCTTCTGCTGAGTTTGACAATTAGCAGGCTCCTCACAGGGTGGGAAGGgcagaccccagcacccacctgagCCTTTCGGCTGTGGGTTTGAGCCCGCACAGCCCGCAGAAGCTGGACGGCAGGCGGATGCTGCCACCGACGTCCGAGCCAATGCCCAGGATGGAGCCTCCCCCTGCAATCAGGGCTCCCTCCCCTCCCGAGGAGCCCCCGGGGCTCTTCTGGTGGCTGAAGGGGTTCAAGGTCTGGCCAAAGATGGGATTGCTGCAGTCGTAGCTGGGGacaagaaaaccagaaaagcaggCTGTCAGCAACAGCCTTAAGCCTTGAGTTTGTTGGCTCTCCCTTGCAGTGAGCTTAGGTGGCATAGCCAGCCCCATCCTTCCATCCCGTAAATCCCTCGGGACATGGCTTATTCCCATGagcctcctctctccctcccatgCACAAGTGCACTTGATTTCTCTTATGTCACGGTAGGATTATTTCCTCATAATCTTATCTGAAAGCTATTTTCATTTGAACTGAGATTGTTGGCAGCTGATGGAAGAGGGACTCGTCCAGGCAACATCTCAGGAGACAGGAAGGATCCTGTCCCAGGACTACAGGCTAGGTTTTAGCTTCAGGAGAACAACCAGAGGGAAGATTTCTAATAATGTATGTTACTTGAAGAGGGATTGTGGCACGTTGGTCATTGCAAATGGGATGGCCCCCTGCCTCTTCAAAACCTTGACTAGGACGCTGTCCTCCTGCACTGGAGTGCCCAGGCATTGCACAAGCCCACAGGTCACCAGATGcccctgcagagagcagaagtgACAATGGACATGGTCAGCACAGTGCCCGTGAAGTTTTGGAAGGATTATCTGCTGTctcctttgggggggggatggCGGTATTAACCCACTCCCTTGCAAGCCCTTGCATGAAGGGCCAAGGACTGCCTCTCCTGTCCTTGGCAGAGAGCTTAAGGGGTTAAGGCTTCTTCTGAAGCTGTCCTTGCTCTTGTCCATgctatttctttctcctgacCCAGATGCAACTCCATAGATGCACTAGCTCGGGATCAAACCCAGTGTCCTGCTGTCCAAGTGAAGCCACCATTGGATGTTCAGGGAGGGAATATACATCCCAGGCAAACACAGTGTGATCCTTTTTCAGTTAGCCTTGGTGgtttgctttggggtttgctttGGAGTTAGAGCCCTCTTAACTGTGTTGGTAAGTCAACATGGAGGAGACTGCCTAAGAAATTCAGCTCAGGAGTGTGTGGTCAATCCTCATCAGGGCTTGTCTGTGAGGGGGTCCCTGGTGCATCTCATGCACAGGCTCTTTGCTAAGAGTTTCAGTGGCCAGGCTACAGCACAACAGGGATTAGAGGTTAACAATTCCTGCTACTAATGACTTTCTAGAAGCTGAGCCATGTTCTTATCCCTGATACTGCAAACCTCTGAGCAGAAGTCTGAGTTATCGCCCAAATGACCATGTTGcccagcctgtgctgcctcATGTATCAGAGAAGAAATCATTTGGGTGTATAACTATTCACCCCTTGGTTTTTTGCTGATGGAGGTTTCTAACTGCCAGGGTTGCAGCTGCAATGAGATGTGGGGCCATAGCCTCAGACCCAGCCAGGCTTCCCACGGTGTAAGCAGGGAGGGATCGGGCCCCTTCCCCATTCTCTGTGTCCCACCACTTCaacacccagcccagctcaTGATGTGTCAGACACCTCATGGGCACCAAGGGAAGCACCTTGTGGCCGATGTGATCCTTGATGCTGACGGGGATGCCATAGAGCAGccctttctccctctgctgTTGTATTTCCTGGAGCTGCTCCTCACACTCCGGGATAAAATGCCGCAAGCAGTTTGTCTGCTGGGTCACTTCCAGGGCCTTTGCCGGACATGTGGAGGAATAGGTGTTAGTTAAGAACGGCATCATTACACAACTGCATTCAGTAGCTACCTGGATCTTCAAAAGAAGGGCTAGTGGCTTGGCATGAATGgtaacccccctccccagagcaTCGCAGCTCAAGCCGTCTCAAAGGACTTTCCAGTG
This Grus americana isolate bGruAme1 chromosome 8, bGruAme1.mat, whole genome shotgun sequence DNA region includes the following protein-coding sequences:
- the LOC129209669 gene encoding vitamin D3 hydroxylase-associated protein-like isoform X1, producing the protein MIQQQLRQLLPEREVDPSAALALLCGSVAAVGVWKWLGKRQIQKKMEEARRTRDEGVKKMAKAVQQFREQVPHVQTDAILSLPLLELTERLQEGSLYPKTVLYTYLEKALEVTQQTNCLRHFIPECEEQLQEIQQQREKGLLYGIPVSIKDHIGHKGHLVTCGLVQCLGTPVQEDSVLVKVLKRQGAIPFAMTNVPQSLFNYDCSNPIFGQTLNPFSHQKSPGGSSGGEGALIAGGGSILGIGSDVGGSIRLPSSFCGLCGLKPTAERLSLSGVGDPVSGILAVPCALGPMARDVDSLALCMKALLCQDMFWLDPTVPPIPFNEEVYSSSAPLRVGYYDTDGYFPLPPCMRRAVQETRGALQAAGHQLVPFSPPRIHYVMNELFLKTFFADGGHAWLDVFTGDIVDPNLKSQVNCCKIPKLGKKLLALILKPLFPRLADYLSALGGMRSVKEMWNHHHQIEVYRTEFIARWRELRLDVVLCPVLGPAFTTGYPGKLLTAISSTMLYNVLNFPAGVVRVSTVTEADEEELKLYQGCCDDPWDRTLKQAVAGAVGLPVAVQCVALPWQEELCLRFMKEVETLSREKRAA
- the LOC129209669 gene encoding vitamin D3 hydroxylase-associated protein-like isoform X3, which encodes MIQQQLRQLLPEREVDPSAALALLCGSVAAVGVWKWLGKRQIQKKMEEARRTRDEGVKKMAKAVQQFREQVPHVQTDAILSLPLLELTERLQEGSLYPKTVLYTYLEKALEVTQQTNCLRHFIPECEEQLQEIQQQREKGLLYGIPVSIKDHIGHKGHLVTCGLVQCLGTPVQEDSVLVKVLKRQGAIPFAMTNVPQSLFNLSGVGDPVSGILAVPCALGPMARDVDSLALCMKALLCQDMFWLDPTVPPIPFNEEVYSSSAPLRVGYYDTDGYFPLPPCMRRAVQETRGALQAAGHQLVPFSPPRIHYVMNELFLKTFFADGGHAWLDVFTGDIVDPNLKSQVNCCKIPKLGKKLLALILKPLFPRLADYLSALGGMRSVKEMWNHHHQIEVYRTEFIARWRELRLDVVLCPVLGPAFTTGYPGKLLTAISSTMLYNVLNFPAGVVRVSTVTEADEEELKLYQGCCDDPWDRTLKQAVAGAVGLPVAVQCVALPWQEELCLRFMKEVETLSREKRAA
- the LOC129209669 gene encoding vitamin D3 hydroxylase-associated protein-like isoform X2, coding for MIQQQLRQLLPEREVDPSAALALLCGSVAAVGVWKWLGKRQIQKKMEEARRTRDEGVKKMAKAVQQFREQVPHVQTDAILSLPLLELTERLQEGSLYPKTVLYTYLEKALEVTQQTNCLRHFIPECEEQLQEIQQQREKGLLYGIPVSIKDHIGHKGHLVTCGLVQCLGTPVQEDSVLVKVLKRQGAIPFAMTNVPQSLFNYDCSNPIFGQTLNPFSHQKSPGGSSGGEGALIAGGGSILGIGSDVGGSIRLPSSFCGLCGLKPTAERLSLSGVGDPVSGILAVPCALGPMARDVDSLALCMKALLCQDMFWLDPTVPPIPFNEELVPFSPPRIHYVMNELFLKTFFADGGHAWLDVFTGDIVDPNLKSQVNCCKIPKLGKKLLALILKPLFPRLADYLSALGGMRSVKEMWNHHHQIEVYRTEFIARWRELRLDVVLCPVLGPAFTTGYPGKLLTAISSTMLYNVLNFPAGVVRVSTVTEADEEELKLYQGCCDDPWDRTLKQAVAGAVGLPVAVQCVALPWQEELCLRFMKEVETLSREKRAA